AAAAGCTGGCAGGCGGCGGCCCCTTGATGGATGTTGGCATCTACTGTGTACAGGGATGCCGCTATACTACAGGATTGGAGCCCATTGCCGTAACTGCTGTAGAAGGACCGAAAACGAAACCGGAAAAATTCAAAGACGTGGAGGAATCGCTTGACTGGACCCTGGAATTTCCAGGTGGTATCAAAGCACATTGCAAAACCAGTTATACAAAAAATATGAACCTTTTGCAGGCCAATGCAGAAAAAGGCTGGTTCAAATTATCACCTGCGTATCCTTACCGCGGACAGCAGGGCGAAACTTCAGAAGGAAAGATGAACTTCCCCTCCGTGAACCAGCAGGCCAGACAGATGGATGATTTTGCGCTGGCCATCCTGGAAGGAAGAGCCACACCTGTGCCCGGAGAAATGGGCAGACAGGATGTGAAAATTTTGCAAGCGATCTACAAAGCCATGGAAACAAAAAAACGCGTAGAGATAGTTTAGGAAATTTCAGCGTTGAAGGCGGAGGTAATAATTAGGTAATCTTACCCAAACAACGATTTGCTATACTTTTGCGGTCATGCTGCTAAAGCCCTAAGGAGAGCAGGTACCCCGCATGCAAAAGGCAAAAATTCATAATTCACAGGATGAGGATCTGCTGTTGCTCTGGCAGAACGGCAATGCTAAAGCCTTTGATGAACTGTTCAGGCGGTATTTTCAACCTCTATGTCAATATGCTTTCAATAACCTGCAGCAGTCTATGCTGGCGGAAGAACTGGTGATGGATGTGATGATGAGGATCTGGAAAACAAATGGACAGATCCATTGTCCCGCCGGTTTCAGGCCCTATATATTACGTGCATTGAAGAATGCTATCCTTAACCATTTCCGCTCCTCCCTTCCTGCCATTGTTTCCCTCGAAGATGTACCTGCCGGTGAAGAAATTCCCGCAGCTGTTTCCCCCGATCACAAATTGCTCCACGATGAAACCCGGGATCGTTATCTCGATGCCCTTTCTTCCTTATCGGATAAAAAACGGGAAGTGTTCATCCTCAGCCGCGAGGAAAGTCTTACCTATAAAGAGATCGCCCGCCAACTCAACATCTCTGTAAACACAGTGGAGAACTATATTTCAGCCTCCCTTTCCCATGTGAAAGAAAAGATGAAATAGTTTTTATTTTACCGCCTATGTTACCAAAATGTAAACTCCGTATTTTTTAGGGTGGTAGCTTTTCAATTCCGTGTTTATAGTAATGAGGCCGGTAAACACCGGCGTTTGCGTCAAAAAAATCAACAGCAACCAACTTGAAAGATCTGCATCAGCAAAAGGAATTGATCAAAAGAATGTTGTCCGGCAATATCAGCCAGGAGGAAAAACATCAGCTCAGTCAGTTGATGGCAGATCCTGCTTTCAGCTCACTGTTCAATACACTACTGGATGAGCAGGGAGGGGAGCTGGTGATGGAGCAGGATGAACAGGCGCAATTGTTCACCAATGAAAAGCTGGACTGGTTCCATCAACAATTACCAGTAGAAGATTCAGAAGCACCTGTATTCAGCATACACAGGCCGTTATGGAAAAGGATACTGCCTTATGCTGCAGCTTTGATTACAGCAGCCAGCGGTCTGTTGTTCTGGTGGTCCAATTCAGCAAAAGAACATAATACTTCTGTAGCACAGGAGATCAATAAAAAAAACGAGTATCCGGTACCGGTAGAAGAACCCGTTCAGTATACAGAGCATTTCAACCAGGGGAAGCGTCGTTTGAAAGTGAAGCTGGCTGATGGTTCTGTGGTTACTATCGGCAGGAAGGGAAAGATCAGGTACCCGGCAGGTTTTGAAGGAAATACCAGGGATGTTTACCTGGAAGGTGAAGCATTCTTTGAAGTAGCCAAAGACGTGAACAAGCCATTCACGGTTTTCTCAGGAGATGTTCGTACTCAGGTTCTGGGCACATCCTTCAAAGTGTCTGCATTGCCGAAATCAGCCGTGGAAGTTGCTGTGGTCACAGGTAAAGTGAGGGTAAGTTATCATAGTGGAAAAATAGAAAACGATCTGGCCACCATGTTGC
This portion of the Pseudobacter ginsenosidimutans genome encodes:
- a CDS encoding RNA polymerase sigma factor; the protein is MQKAKIHNSQDEDLLLLWQNGNAKAFDELFRRYFQPLCQYAFNNLQQSMLAEELVMDVMMRIWKTNGQIHCPAGFRPYILRALKNAILNHFRSSLPAIVSLEDVPAGEEIPAAVSPDHKLLHDETRDRYLDALSSLSDKKREVFILSREESLTYKEIARQLNISVNTVENYISASLSHVKEKMK
- a CDS encoding FecR family protein, which produces MKDLHQQKELIKRMLSGNISQEEKHQLSQLMADPAFSSLFNTLLDEQGGELVMEQDEQAQLFTNEKLDWFHQQLPVEDSEAPVFSIHRPLWKRILPYAAALITAASGLLFWWSNSAKEHNTSVAQEINKKNEYPVPVEEPVQYTEHFNQGKRRLKVKLADGSVVTIGRKGKIRYPAGFEGNTRDVYLEGEAFFEVAKDVNKPFTVFSGDVRTQVLGTSFKVSALPKSAVEVAVVTGKVRVSYHSGKIENDLATMLPGDKISWKNSRLTKLKMDPKDVLAWKHEMMVFRKQSLDDILDVFRRHYGVNITVINKGFLREKISLTLDEKMPLEKAMNVLSVTAGFDHSIDSLSRTVTIR